Within Massilia endophytica, the genomic segment CGCGCGCCGCCGAGAAGCTGCTGCTGGGCGAAGCCTTCAGCGCCCAGGAGGCTTACGACATGGGCATCATCTCGAAGATTCTGCCACCGGCGGAGCTCATCGGCCACGCCCACGCCCAGGCAGCGAAGCTGGCGGCGCTGCCGCCCGCCTCCATCCGGGTCACCAAGCGCCTCATGAAATCCGGGCGCAGCGAGGCCCTGAACAACGCCATCGTCACCGAGAGCAAGCTGTTTTCGGACATGCTGCAGGCGCCCGAGGCGAAGGAAGCTTTCACCGCCTTCTTCGAGAAGCGCAAGCCGGATTTCAGCAAGTTCGCCTGAGAAGCGGCAATCGCGGACGCTAGAAGGCCACGGTTCCGGAGACCGGGCGGTTGGGGGGACCGACCAGGTCCCAGGGCGTCGTTCCGGGCTGTGGTCCCACTTTGAATACTTCGCGTACGGCGCCGTTGAGGCTTGCGTACATTTCAAATGCCGGGAAAGGCTCGACCTTGCTGCCCGATAAAGCCGCGACCTGAATCTTCCCGCCCGCCAGACGTTTCACTTCCACCTGAACGGACCAGTTGATTTGCGGCGCGCCCGTGGCGCAGGGATTACCTGCGCCGCCTTCGAAGGCGAATTTGCACAGCGCGGCCGATGTCTGCAAATTCTTTATTACCAGATCCGCCGTTGCGGGAGCACGGCGGCATTCCTCGTCCCCATCCTCGCAATCGCACTCGACCGTGAAATCGCAATGGTGATTCTGCGTAATCAGGGCGAAATCCTGCTGCGACAGCTCGACAAGGGAACGCATCCTGGCGCTGGCATTCGGATCGGCGGCGAATCCCCGTTGATCCGTGTGATAGCAGTCGCTGGCCGGGGTGGGGCCAGGAATCATCGATTTCCCGGCCTGGCCGGGCACGTCCAGGGTATAGCCCGAGATGGTGGCGGGAATAAAGCTGCTGATCCAGATTTTCAGGCTCATGCCATGCTCTCCTATTTGGTTTCCAAGCTAAAGCCACTTCACTATCGTAAAAGAAAATATTTCAGTCAAGATATTTTATATTCCTCAAATGGGTAATTAAGCGCCGAAAATATTTCGTTGCTAAATTAACTCGCCCATATTCAAGGGAGGGTATTTGTGATTTGAAACAATTGGCGAGAATTTAAATCAAAATGCCGCGCTAGAATAGCTCAGCTGTTTTCCTGTTGGCCAATCCCAATCAGAGGGGAAGTGATGGCATGAACCGCACCGACGATCTCAGCTTTGGCATTTTCCCTCAAGCGCGCAGCCTCCACGCCCATTACGAGCGCTTCCTTCTCCACCTTCCCGAATTCCGTGCCAGCCGCCGCTCCGTCCTGATGGGCATGGGCGCCGTGACGGCCGGGATGCCGCTGGCCGGCGCGCTGGCGCGCAGCGCCTCGCAATTCGTCGTGGACGCCCGCAGCAACCGGCTGGCGGTGCTGGTGGGCGGTATCGAGGCCTGGGCCGTCGATACGCGCTGGTTCGACGGTATGCCGCATTTGACAAGCAGGCAGAGCGACGGCTTCCTCCATGTCCGCCTGGCCCACGCGCTGTTCCCCGGTACAAATCTCGCTGCCGATTTCCAGCTGACGGCCAAACGCACCGGCGCAGCCTGGATTGCGCGCATGCAGATTCCCAGCCTGGGATTTGCCGCGGAGTTTCCCTTCGAGTCCTGGCTGTTGGGCCATGAGCGGGCGTCCTCCGCCTCGCGCCGTCAGCAGCTGGGCTTTCGCCAGGCCCAGGACCTGCGCCTGGACTGGAACGGCGGCACCGTCAGCGTGGGCGCGGACTGGATGATCGATGTCGCCGGCATGGACGCCGGCGTCCTGCGCATCGGCGTGCGCAAGGCGCTGCTTCGCGGCCTGCGCCTCCAGCTGCTGTGCGCTGGCGAGCGCGCCGATGCCCAGGATCTGCCGCGCCGGACGGATCTGTGGCCGGAGCTGCGGGAGGGGGCGCCGCTCTGCTTCACCGACGGCGACAGGACGATGTCCCTGGCGCCCGCCACGCTGTCCAGTTTTATCGGGGCCTCGCGCGAGGAGGCCCGGCTGATGCTGCACGGCGAAGCCGGATCGTCCCTGTGCTGGAAGATGGCGCCGGCACGCGAGATCGCCATGCCTGCCGTCCAGGCCCGGCTCAATATCCGCTATACGGAGGGGCAGAGCCTGGTATCGGGCCGGGCGGCCCTGGCAGGGGAACACTGGCACCACGACCGCCTGTTCTCGGCGGAATTCGCCGGAGGCGGCAGCGACCTCGAGCTCTTCGCGGGGGAAGGCGACGCAGCCGCGCCCACCGGACGGCGCTTTGTCGTGAGCCTGCCCGGCTGCGATGCCGCCATGTTCGTGCAGCGTCCGGGACCCGGTAGCGGAATGGCCGAAGCCATCGGCCGCAGCCTCCTGGACTTCGCCAGGCACAAGATCCGGCTCGACGAGTACGACCTGGTCCTGAAGCGCGCGGCCGATGCACTGGCGCTCACCATACGTTTCCGCAAGGTGCGGCTGGAGCATGGCTGGCGCGGCTGGCAGCTCTTCAGCGAGGGGCCGGGCAGCCTGATCGAATTCGATTTCGGCCCCCAGCACGTGCTCGAGGAAGCCGTCTATATCTCCGAATGGTGCAAGGACATGCCGAAGAGCGCCTGTCCAGCGCCCAGCGGCGAAGTCGCCCTGCCGGAAGAACTGGCTGCGCTCGCCATACTCATGCACGGGCTGCATGGCGGCGTCTTCTCCGGCAGTCCTGTCACCCAGGCCGAGCTGGCCGCCTACGACGTGAGCAGGCTGCACGCCTTCGTCGCCTTCCTGGGCACGCGGCGCGCCGCCTTCAACCAGTTCCGCGCCTCGCCCAAGCTGCGCCAGCTGCTCGCGGCTTCCAAGCCCTTCGATCCCTCGCTGGCGGTGCGCGCCGAATATGCCCGTCCCAGCCATCTGACCTTCTGCTTTACGGCGCCGGAGGGCATTCTCTTCAGCGTGCAGAATCTTCTGGCCTGGGCTGTTCCCGTGCCGAAAGCCGGCGCCCACCAGGCCCATGCCGGGACTTATACCGCAGAGCTGAGCCCGCGCGCCCAGGGCGTCGGCGCCAGCGGCTTCGTCCCGCTGGCCCAGGACGACACGGCGGATGCGCCATGGATCGTCCGTCCCGCCAGCCTGGCCCAGTCCGGAAGGGACGACGCCGATTACGCGACGGCCATCGAAGTGCCCGCCCGCCTCGTCATGAGCCAGATCGCGAACGACGGGCCCGTCTGGAAGGCCGGCCATGCGCTCGTCCGCAGCCGCACGGGACCTGGCGAGGTATGGAGTGTGCGGCTGGCAGGAGCCAGGCTGCGCGCCGTGTTCGCGGCGGACGCACGCTGCACGCCGGCGCCATCCTGTTCCTCTTCGGCCGAGCGCTACCGGATCAAGCCCTTCATGCCTCCGGCGCCGTACGACGGCAAGGATACGGACTACATCTATCGCAGCACGCTGGATTCGCGGGACCGCCATGAAATCGTGGTGCTCAGCTCGATCAGCGGCTTCGCGGCCCTGTGCGGATCGAACCAGGTCGTGTGCGAGAACGGAAAGGGCCGCTATGTGGCCGCGCCGATCAATGCCGAACATCTCCAGTTGAGCAGCCTGGGCGCGAACTTCCGCTATGGCGGGCGCTGGCATCCTCCCGCCTCGGACAACGGTGGCGGCGCCCTGAGCGTCATGCGCTACGACCACCACGGGCAGCAGGGCCGGGACCTGGACTGCCGGGTCGAATACAAGGGCTTCCTGCTCCCGCTGGGCCATCCCGCCATTCTCGTCAAGCTCACCGAGCGCCGCTTCTGCTTCGAGAGGAACAAGGCGGGGCGCTACCAGCTGGTGGCGCGGCCGGTGCAGCGCTTCTTCATCCGCGTTCCGGCATTCACCCGCGCCTTTCCGGCTACCGGTCAGCCCAACGACTTGCGGCTGTGGGGGCACGCCGCCATCACGATGGAAGAGTTTCAGACGCCGGACCTGGCCGATCCCGCCGGGCTCCTGTCGGACTTCAACCATCTCGGCCAGAGCGGTTTCTGGCCGCATGACCTGTGCGGCAACCCCATCGAATTTTCGTTCGGCGAACCGGGCAGCAAGACGCGCTATGCAGCGCCGCTGGTCTTCATCGACAACAACGTCGCCCACAGTGCGCCTGCCATGAAATGCGCGCTGGAGGCTTGGCGCCAGCAGACGCACGAGCTGCTAAAGCTGGCGGCGCCGCAATGGCCAGCCGGCCCGCAGCGTGGCATGGCCACCGTACTCTCCGGCCGCCTGCCCTATATACCGGGCCGCAGCGGCGACCATACCGACATCGAGACCGACCGCATCATTCTCGACGTCCAGAACCGGCTGGACGAGCAGGCGGCGCTCGAGCTCCCCGCCGGCCAGCCCGCGCCGGCCACGCACGCCTACCGCTACGGCCAGTACGACGAACGAGCCCAGGCCGGCTATGGGTCCTGTCCGGACAACTACGGCAAGTTCGGCTGGCCGGCCTGGGGCGTGACCGCACAGATGGAAGGGCAGCGGCAGCCGCCTTTCTATCCCGTGCGGCGGCGCTGCCGGATCAGCCTGGGCAAGGTCTCTGCGCTGAACGGCAAGGCGGGACGCCAATACCTGCTCGAATTCGACCCCGTGTATGCGGCGGCGGGCCTGGACCCGCAGCACAACCCTGGCGAGATCTTTGCCCGCTTCGTCGGCGAGGCGCCCAGGCTCGATTTCAGCGGCGACACCTCGCGCTCCGGAGGCTTCGCCAGCCCCAGCACCGCTTTTGTCTACCTCTCCGCCAAGCGCGGCCCCCTGGGCGGCCCGCTCGGCGACCTGGTCGGGCTGCAGGCCGCCACGGCCTACAGCCCGGTCGCCGACAGCGACCCCTCCGCCTGCCTCACGGCGCTGACGGCCAGCACCACGACACGGTCCACGCTCGTCGTGCGCAACGCGCATGCCGCCAACATGGTTCCGGCAGAGTTCTTCAGCGCCTTCCTGGGCGATGCCAAGCTGCTCGGCGTGGTGCGCCTGGCCGACGTGGTCCAGTCCGCGCTGGCGGCGGCAGGTTCGCGCATCCCCACCATCAACACCGAGTCCCTCTTCGATTTCGCGGCGGATGCGCTGCGGCCTCTCGCGGCGCGGCTCCGGGAGGGCCTGGCTGAAGTGGCGTCGCGGCTGTCGGATGCGAACCAGGTTCCCGCCGCCGTGGCAGCCAGGCTGAAACCGGGGCTCGATGCGGCCATGGGAGACCTGTCCAGGCTCGAAGCGGCGCTCGGGGGCAATGCCGCCGCCGCAGGCGAGGCCCTGGCCGCAGCCAACCAGCTCGCCAACAGCCTGGGCGCGCTTGCCCGTGCGGCGGAAGGCATCGCCAGGGAACCGGAGCTGCTGCTGCCGCCGGACGTGGCCAAGGCCATCGCGGACATGAAGCTGCTGTTCGAAGCGCTGCGCGACAGGGACCTGCAGGAAATCGTCCTGCGCTGGCTGACCCGGGTCCTGGAAGACCTCGTGTCGGCCGAGCTGGAAGACCGGCTGGCCAAGCTGAGGAAGGCCATCGACGAGAGGCCTGAACTGGCGGCCATCCGCAGCCAGGTGATCGAGCTCCAGCGCCGTGCCGAGGAGCTGCGCACCATGGCGGAGCAGCTGCGCGCCGACGCCCTGGGAAAGGTGGACGAAGCCCTGGATGCCGTGTACCGCCTGGCCGGAGAGCTGGCCGCCATCGAAGCCATCGTCAGCCGGCAGGTGGAGCAGCAGCTGCAGCAGGCGATCGACAAGCTCGTGGGCGAGCTGACCGCCGCCTATGCCGGCATCAAGAGGGAAGTGATCGATGCCCTCATGCGGGCCGCCGGAACCTTGCGCGCGGAGGTGTCCAAAGGCTTGCTGGGGCTGGAACGGGAAGCCGATGTCCTGAACCTGCGGACCGAAGCGGCGCCCTATCTGGCCGAGGCCAGCCGCGCGGCGGCGGCGCTGACGGCGGCGATCGACGACCAGATCACGCAGCTCTCGGCATTCGCCGTGCCGTCCGCCTTCCTGGCGGCCGCCCGCGACTGGCGGCAGGAAGCCCGGCAGATCGAATACGTGATGTCGCTGCCCGAGCGGCTGGCACGCCAGATGAGCCGTGTTGCCGAGATGCTCGATGCGCTGAGCGCACTGGGCCGGCGTCTGTATGCAGGCAACGATGGCCAGGTCAACGCCTGGTGCCAGAGCAAGCTGAAGCCTTTCGGCGACGCCTTCTCGGCCTACGTCCAGACGGCGACCGCCGAGGCCGTGTTCAGCGTGAAGACGGCGGCAGCCAGGCTCCAGGCTTGCGCTGCGTCGCTGGAAGCGCTGGCCTCGCAGCATGCGCTGGCCGCCGCCTATCTGCTGGACCTGGGCAGGAAGCTGCGCCTGGCCTCGGCGGACCTGGACATCACAGCCCGCCTGCTGCCCGGTGGGGCGCGGCCTCTCTTCGATTTCAGCAAGCCCTGCGCCAAGGTGGACGGCGCCATCAGTGCCGAGGCGAGGCGCCTGCATGCGGAACTGGCCGGCGCGCTGGAAACGGTACGCCACGTCAGCCAGGCCATCCGCTTCCTGCGTTCCGAACTCCTGGCCGGGGACCAGGCGCTCAGACAGCAGTGGCAGGCCCTGGTTGGCGAGCTGCTGCGCTTGCGCTCCGAAGTGGAGGGCCGCATCCGGATTGCCTTGACGGGTTTCTCCACCTCGGTCGCCCAGCCGCTGCGGACCGCGATAGCGAAGGTGCTGAGCCAGCCGGTGGGCGCCGATCCGCTCAAGGCCTATCTCAGCAAGGAGGTGCTCGCGGCGGTCCAGGAACTTGATGCGGCGCTGGGCGATATCCGGGCACTGGAAACGGGGGCTGGGCGCAGCGCGCTGCTGGAGAAGGCCAGGCGTGTGCTGGCGATGCTGGCGCAGGCGCTATCCCTGGACGGCATCGGGCGCCTGGCGGATGTCGAGCGGCTCCTCGCGGACATGGTGGGCATGCTGGGCATTCCCAACCGGGTTCGCATTTCCTATGACTGGGACTGCGACCTCAGGGCTTTCCCGGAAGGGGAGGGAGCGATCTTCGAGCCCCAGCTCGAGAAGCACATGAGCATCCATGCGATTGCCGAAACGGGGCTGGACGGCAAGCCCGTGTCCAGCCTGCGGGCGACGCTTTCTCCGTTCAAGATCAACCTGTTCGGCAAGGGAGCGGCGAACTTCCTCACCCTGCACATGGACGAGCTGACCCTGACCGTCCCGCCGGGCGGGAAGCTCGATTGCCAGACGCGGGTGCTGATGGCCGAGCCGGGCAAGGCGCTGGGTTTCGTGCAGAACCTCGCAACCCTGCTTGGCCTGGATCCCGGCTTCCTGATTCTTCCCACCGCCAGGGGCATCAGCGTGAGCTATGAGTTCCACGCCGACCACAAGGAATTGGGAGGCTTCCACGTGCAGAATATCGCCTTTGCCATCAGCGCCGACCTGCCGTTCGACAATTCACCGGTGCGGGTGGCGGTGCGGCTGTCGGAGAAGCTGCGGCCTTTCCTGATCTCGGCGGGCATCTATGGCGGCGGCGGCTTCTTCAAGCTGCAGACAAGGGCGGACACCATCGAAGTACTGGAAGCCTCCTTCGAGTATGGCTTCGTCGGCGGCTTCGGCTACGGCGTGCTGGAAGGCTCGGGCCGCGTCACGGCCGGCATCTACATCCGCCTCGGCGGAACGGCGCCGACGATCGAAGGCTTCTTCTGCGCCATGGGCGAAGTCACGCTGGCAGGGCTGTTCAATGCCGGCGCTTCGCTGCGCGTCACGCTCGCATATCAGATCCGCAGCAGAGAGATGGCGGGCAATGCGGAATATGAGTTCCACTTTTCGATCGGCTGGGTTGAATACAGCTACAGCGTCAATGTCGACTATGTGAAGCCTGGCGACAAAGAGAACGGCGGCGGGAACCAGCGGCTCGCGGCCGCAGGCGCGGCGCCGCTGCTGCCCGCTTCGGCCGGCAGCGCGGAGGCACGGCGGCCATCGAACAATGCCTTCTCGCGCGGCGCCTGGGAGTCGCTCTGGGCCAGCCATGCCGATGCTGCCTGCGGCGCCGCGCCACGTTCCACCTGCACTCCCTGACGGACACCGAGGATCGTATGCCAAGAGAAAAAAACGGATGTACCGCCGACGCGCTGCTCGACTGGTATGTGGTGCCCTGGGGACCGAATCCCGCATCGGGCGCGCTGCGTTTCAGCATCCGTATCATGCCCAAGGAGCGTCCCTGGGGAGCCAGCGTGCTGCTGGCCGACTGGCCCGCCGCCCTGGCAAAGGCGGGGGACGTGCAGCTTGAATTCCGCACCAGCCCCACGGTGGCGGCGGCGCCGGTAGCGGCGGATCTGGGACAGGCTTACCGCCGGTATCTCGCGGAGTGCCGGATCAGCGTGGAGCAGGCGTCGCAGCTGTGGGAAGCGGTATTCGGCGACCTCTTCGCCGCCATGCGGGCTGAGCCGCTGGATGTGGCGGCCGCAAGCCAGGGCATTGCGAGGCGCAGTTTTGTCTGGTCGCATTCACCGGTGGGCATGGTGCGCTCCGCGATCACGCGTTTCGGCGCCCTGTATGCCAACGCCCTGGAAAATGCCAGCCGGAGCGCGGCCTTCGTCGGCCAGCCTTCGCTCTACGTTGCAGCCGGCGCTCCCACCGGCGAGAGCGTGGAGCATCTCTATCGCGCCGCATCGATGTTCAGCAGGGCCGGCTCGCCCCGGCGTGCCTTGCAGGAGCAGCTTCAGTCCATCGCCAGCCGCCAGGGCAAGAGCGGCACGGCTGGCGAAGCAGTCCAGGCCTTGTCCGGGCAGAACTGGTGGGGCTGGCGGCTGCTGTCGCAGGCTGTCGCGGCGGAAGGCGGCAACAGCCAGG encodes:
- a CDS encoding DUF3238 domain-containing protein, producing MSLKIWISSFIPATISGYTLDVPGQAGKSMIPGPTPASDCYHTDQRGFAADPNASARMRSLVELSQQDFALITQNHHCDFTVECDCEDGDEECRRAPATADLVIKNLQTSAALCKFAFEGGAGNPCATGAPQINWSVQVEVKRLAGGKIQVAALSGSKVEPFPAFEMYASLNGAVREVFKVGPQPGTTPWDLVGPPNRPVSGTVAF
- a CDS encoding coiled-coil domain-containing protein; translation: MNRTDDLSFGIFPQARSLHAHYERFLLHLPEFRASRRSVLMGMGAVTAGMPLAGALARSASQFVVDARSNRLAVLVGGIEAWAVDTRWFDGMPHLTSRQSDGFLHVRLAHALFPGTNLAADFQLTAKRTGAAWIARMQIPSLGFAAEFPFESWLLGHERASSASRRQQLGFRQAQDLRLDWNGGTVSVGADWMIDVAGMDAGVLRIGVRKALLRGLRLQLLCAGERADAQDLPRRTDLWPELREGAPLCFTDGDRTMSLAPATLSSFIGASREEARLMLHGEAGSSLCWKMAPAREIAMPAVQARLNIRYTEGQSLVSGRAALAGEHWHHDRLFSAEFAGGGSDLELFAGEGDAAAPTGRRFVVSLPGCDAAMFVQRPGPGSGMAEAIGRSLLDFARHKIRLDEYDLVLKRAADALALTIRFRKVRLEHGWRGWQLFSEGPGSLIEFDFGPQHVLEEAVYISEWCKDMPKSACPAPSGEVALPEELAALAILMHGLHGGVFSGSPVTQAELAAYDVSRLHAFVAFLGTRRAAFNQFRASPKLRQLLAASKPFDPSLAVRAEYARPSHLTFCFTAPEGILFSVQNLLAWAVPVPKAGAHQAHAGTYTAELSPRAQGVGASGFVPLAQDDTADAPWIVRPASLAQSGRDDADYATAIEVPARLVMSQIANDGPVWKAGHALVRSRTGPGEVWSVRLAGARLRAVFAADARCTPAPSCSSSAERYRIKPFMPPAPYDGKDTDYIYRSTLDSRDRHEIVVLSSISGFAALCGSNQVVCENGKGRYVAAPINAEHLQLSSLGANFRYGGRWHPPASDNGGGALSVMRYDHHGQQGRDLDCRVEYKGFLLPLGHPAILVKLTERRFCFERNKAGRYQLVARPVQRFFIRVPAFTRAFPATGQPNDLRLWGHAAITMEEFQTPDLADPAGLLSDFNHLGQSGFWPHDLCGNPIEFSFGEPGSKTRYAAPLVFIDNNVAHSAPAMKCALEAWRQQTHELLKLAAPQWPAGPQRGMATVLSGRLPYIPGRSGDHTDIETDRIILDVQNRLDEQAALELPAGQPAPATHAYRYGQYDERAQAGYGSCPDNYGKFGWPAWGVTAQMEGQRQPPFYPVRRRCRISLGKVSALNGKAGRQYLLEFDPVYAAAGLDPQHNPGEIFARFVGEAPRLDFSGDTSRSGGFASPSTAFVYLSAKRGPLGGPLGDLVGLQAATAYSPVADSDPSACLTALTASTTTRSTLVVRNAHAANMVPAEFFSAFLGDAKLLGVVRLADVVQSALAAAGSRIPTINTESLFDFAADALRPLAARLREGLAEVASRLSDANQVPAAVAARLKPGLDAAMGDLSRLEAALGGNAAAAGEALAAANQLANSLGALARAAEGIAREPELLLPPDVAKAIADMKLLFEALRDRDLQEIVLRWLTRVLEDLVSAELEDRLAKLRKAIDERPELAAIRSQVIELQRRAEELRTMAEQLRADALGKVDEALDAVYRLAGELAAIEAIVSRQVEQQLQQAIDKLVGELTAAYAGIKREVIDALMRAAGTLRAEVSKGLLGLEREADVLNLRTEAAPYLAEASRAAAALTAAIDDQITQLSAFAVPSAFLAAARDWRQEARQIEYVMSLPERLARQMSRVAEMLDALSALGRRLYAGNDGQVNAWCQSKLKPFGDAFSAYVQTATAEAVFSVKTAAARLQACAASLEALASQHALAAAYLLDLGRKLRLASADLDITARLLPGGARPLFDFSKPCAKVDGAISAEARRLHAELAGALETVRHVSQAIRFLRSELLAGDQALRQQWQALVGELLRLRSEVEGRIRIALTGFSTSVAQPLRTAIAKVLSQPVGADPLKAYLSKEVLAAVQELDAALGDIRALETGAGRSALLEKARRVLAMLAQALSLDGIGRLADVERLLADMVGMLGIPNRVRISYDWDCDLRAFPEGEGAIFEPQLEKHMSIHAIAETGLDGKPVSSLRATLSPFKINLFGKGAANFLTLHMDELTLTVPPGGKLDCQTRVLMAEPGKALGFVQNLATLLGLDPGFLILPTARGISVSYEFHADHKELGGFHVQNIAFAISADLPFDNSPVRVAVRLSEKLRPFLISAGIYGGGGFFKLQTRADTIEVLEASFEYGFVGGFGYGVLEGSGRVTAGIYIRLGGTAPTIEGFFCAMGEVTLAGLFNAGASLRVTLAYQIRSREMAGNAEYEFHFSIGWVEYSYSVNVDYVKPGDKENGGGNQRLAAAGAAPLLPASAGSAEARRPSNNAFSRGAWESLWASHADAACGAAPRSTCTP